One window of the Amycolatopsis mediterranei genome contains the following:
- a CDS encoding RNA polymerase sigma factor — protein sequence MTEPRVRPDPAFALLGLYETALPEVYGYLLSRCGDRTLAEELTSETFLGAVAACRKEYAPPVSTGWLIGVARHKLADHWRRKEREERGLRLVHHSEPDIEDPWDEQLDALRARQVLESLGPHHRAALTLRYVDGLGVPEVAGHLGRSVHATEALLVRARAAFRRAYEEKEGRDA from the coding sequence GTGACGGAACCTCGGGTACGACCGGACCCGGCCTTCGCGCTGCTCGGGCTGTACGAGACGGCCCTGCCGGAGGTCTACGGGTACCTGCTGTCCCGCTGCGGCGACCGCACGCTCGCCGAGGAGCTGACGTCCGAGACGTTCCTCGGGGCGGTCGCCGCCTGTCGCAAGGAGTACGCACCTCCAGTGAGCACCGGGTGGCTGATCGGCGTCGCCCGGCACAAGCTCGCCGACCACTGGCGGCGCAAAGAACGTGAGGAACGCGGACTGCGGCTCGTCCACCACAGCGAGCCGGACATCGAGGACCCGTGGGACGAGCAGCTCGACGCCCTGCGCGCGAGACAGGTGCTCGAGTCGCTGGGGCCGCACCACCGGGCGGCACTGACCCTGCGTTACGTCGACGGCCTCGGCGTCCCCGAGGTCGCCGGCCACCTGGGGCGCAGCGTGCACGCCACGGAGGCGTTGCTCGTGCGGGCCCGCGCCGCGTTCCGGCGCGCTTACGAGGAGAAGGAGGGTCGCGATGCCTGA
- a CDS encoding ISAs1 family transposase produces the protein TWFQPLLDTIDLTGRVVTADALHTTVEHARYLHQRGAYYVFTVKENQHRLHGLLDTLPWHEIPAHITSGSGHGRSERRTVQLAPLGDFLGYPAIDFPHATHAFLIERYTTHHTSQKRSAHAALGLTSLTGRYAHPAHIGGYVRSHWHIENKLHWVRDVTDKEDQSRTRTGTAPRVMASLRNLATSTHRQAGHTNIAQALRHTARNTTRALTLLGIPT, from the coding sequence CACCTGGTTCCAACCGCTGCTGGACACCATCGACCTGACCGGGCGGGTGGTCACCGCCGACGCCCTGCACACCACCGTCGAACACGCCCGCTACCTGCATCAACGCGGCGCATACTACGTGTTCACCGTCAAGGAGAACCAACACCGGCTCCACGGCCTGCTCGACACCCTGCCCTGGCACGAGATTCCCGCCCACATCACCAGCGGCAGCGGGCACGGCCGCAGCGAACGCCGCACCGTCCAGCTCGCACCCCTGGGCGATTTCCTCGGCTACCCGGCCATCGACTTCCCGCACGCCACGCACGCGTTCCTCATCGAGCGCTACACCACCCACCACACCAGCCAGAAACGCTCCGCCCACGCCGCTCTCGGCCTCACCAGCCTCACCGGCCGCTACGCCCACCCCGCCCACATCGGAGGCTACGTCCGCAGCCACTGGCACATCGAAAACAAACTCCACTGGGTCCGCGACGTCACCGACAAAGAAGACCAATCCCGAACCCGCACAGGCACCGCACCCCGAGTCATGGCCAGCCTCCGCAACCTCGCCACCAGCACACACCGACAAGCCGGGCACACCAACATCGCCCAAGCACTCCGCCACACCGCCCGCAACACCACCCGAGCCCTCACCCTGCTCGGAATACCCACCTGA
- a CDS encoding VOC family protein, with product MPEPFDALRRPSERVAPDPDFAAELRDDLRRAILNGADMTTTAVPATAASLRSLTPYLAVSDARAALDFYVEVFGAVRRGDPILMDDGRVGHAELAIGDAVLMLAEEYPEIGHVAPREGGASVRVEVPDVDGSVARALELGATLIRAVSDSPYGRGGSFRDPFGQRWLVSQAATAAAGPRPARHGEAMYFTFQVPEASPAKAFYGAVLGWQFTPGSTTDSWGFSGPGLEGGLWAGDRQVGWKLMYAVDDLESAMARVREQGGRAGEVEHHPYGNTADCTDNQGIEFWLWEKPGQ from the coding sequence ATGCCTGAGCCTTTCGACGCGCTTCGCCGTCCCTCCGAGCGGGTCGCCCCCGACCCGGACTTCGCCGCCGAACTACGCGACGACCTGCGTCGCGCGATCTTGAACGGAGCCGATATGACGACCACCGCAGTCCCAGCCACTGCTGCCTCCCTGCGTTCGCTGACGCCCTACCTGGCGGTTTCCGACGCCCGCGCGGCACTCGACTTCTACGTGGAGGTGTTCGGCGCGGTCCGCCGCGGCGACCCGATCCTGATGGACGACGGCCGCGTCGGGCACGCGGAGCTGGCCATCGGCGACGCGGTGCTGATGCTCGCCGAGGAGTACCCGGAGATCGGCCACGTGGCCCCGCGCGAGGGTGGCGCGTCGGTGCGGGTCGAGGTCCCGGACGTGGACGGTTCGGTGGCTCGCGCGCTGGAGCTGGGCGCAACGCTGATCCGCGCGGTGAGCGATTCGCCGTACGGCAGGGGCGGCTCGTTCCGCGACCCGTTCGGCCAGCGCTGGCTGGTGTCCCAGGCGGCGACGGCGGCTGCCGGCCCGCGGCCGGCCCGCCACGGCGAGGCCATGTACTTCACGTTCCAGGTCCCGGAGGCTTCGCCCGCGAAGGCGTTTTACGGCGCGGTGCTGGGCTGGCAGTTCACCCCGGGCTCGACGACGGACTCGTGGGGCTTCTCGGGGCCGGGTCTCGAAGGCGGGCTGTGGGCCGGGGACCGGCAGGTGGGCTGGAAGCTGATGTACGCGGTCGACGACCTCGAGTCGGCGATGGCGCGGGTGCGGGAGCAGGGTGGGCGGGCTGGGGAGGTCGAGCACCACCCGTACGGGAACACTGCTGACTGCACGGACAACCAGGGGATCGAGTTCTGGCTGTGGGAAAAGCCGGGCCAGTAG
- a CDS encoding MFS transporter has product MSTTELAPSTPGAEFRPGLTPAGLVTVLLGAALPIIDFFIVNVALPTIDADLHASTATLELVVAAYGIAYAVLLVVGGRLGDSFGRRRLFFAGLWLFTLTSLACGIAPTAGTLVVARAAQGAASALLLPQVLSIIQATTSGEERSRALGLFGATGGLSTVVGQLLGGGLVAADLFGTGWRPIFLVNVPIGLVVLLLARRLPESRAHNPLGVDRLGTLLLAVTLLSLLVPLMEGRALGWPAWTIALLALFPVSAAALVHVERRLERTGGTPLLPPSVLRLPSVRRGLMVAVPFFGAFGSFMFVFAMTLQEGLHFGPLGAGGALTPLAVAYFTVSMLSSRLVTRYGQKVVPLGGAITAVGMVALLCTTLSTWPHVTILDLAPSMVAIGVGNALAMTTLFRIVLSHVPTDLAGVGSGVMTTNQQTSLALGVATLGSLYAALSGSLGSRDAFALVIGLVAVLAAIVAITGRRLPDPRA; this is encoded by the coding sequence ATGAGCACGACTGAACTTGCGCCGAGCACCCCCGGCGCCGAATTCCGGCCGGGACTGACCCCCGCCGGCCTGGTCACGGTGCTGCTGGGGGCGGCACTGCCGATCATCGACTTCTTCATCGTCAACGTCGCGCTGCCGACGATCGACGCCGACCTCCACGCGTCCACCGCCACCCTGGAGCTGGTGGTGGCCGCCTACGGCATCGCGTACGCGGTGCTGCTGGTGGTCGGCGGGCGCCTCGGCGACTCCTTCGGCAGGCGGCGGCTGTTCTTCGCGGGCCTCTGGCTGTTCACGCTGACGTCCCTGGCCTGCGGCATCGCCCCGACGGCCGGCACGCTGGTGGTGGCCCGCGCCGCGCAGGGGGCGGCGTCGGCCCTGCTGCTGCCGCAGGTGCTTTCGATCATCCAGGCGACCACGTCCGGCGAAGAGCGTTCGCGGGCGCTGGGGCTGTTCGGCGCGACCGGCGGCCTCTCGACGGTGGTCGGCCAGCTCCTCGGCGGCGGCCTGGTGGCCGCGGACCTGTTCGGCACCGGGTGGCGGCCGATCTTCCTGGTGAACGTGCCCATCGGCCTGGTGGTGCTCCTGCTGGCCCGCCGCCTGCCGGAGAGCCGCGCGCACAACCCGCTGGGCGTCGACCGCCTCGGCACGCTGCTCCTGGCGGTCACGCTGCTGTCGCTGCTGGTCCCGCTGATGGAAGGCCGGGCGCTGGGGTGGCCGGCGTGGACGATCGCGCTGCTGGCCCTGTTCCCGGTTTCCGCCGCGGCCCTGGTCCACGTCGAACGGCGCCTGGAGCGGACCGGCGGCACGCCGCTGCTGCCGCCGTCGGTGCTGCGGCTGCCGAGCGTGCGGCGCGGGCTGATGGTGGCCGTGCCGTTCTTCGGGGCGTTCGGCTCGTTCATGTTCGTGTTCGCGATGACGCTGCAGGAAGGCCTGCACTTCGGCCCGCTGGGCGCGGGTGGGGCGCTGACGCCGCTGGCGGTCGCGTACTTCACGGTGTCGATGCTGAGCAGCCGCCTGGTGACCCGCTACGGCCAGAAGGTCGTCCCGCTCGGTGGCGCGATCACGGCGGTGGGCATGGTGGCGCTGCTCTGCACGACGTTGTCCACCTGGCCGCACGTGACGATCCTCGACCTGGCGCCGTCGATGGTGGCGATCGGCGTGGGCAACGCCCTGGCGATGACGACGCTGTTCCGGATCGTGCTCTCCCACGTGCCGACGGACCTGGCCGGCGTCGGCTCCGGCGTGATGACGACCAACCAGCAGACGTCGCTGGCGCTCGGCGTCGCGACGCTGGGGAGCCTGTACGCGGCACTTTCGGGTTCGCTGGGGAGCCGGGACGCGTTCGCGCTGGTGATCGGCCTGGTGGCGGTGCTGGCGGCGATCGTCGCGATCACCGGCCGGCGGCTGCCGGATCCGCGCGCGTAG
- a CDS encoding helix-turn-helix transcriptional regulator, translated as MTTVVESGLRRQELARFLRSRRERITPEQVGLPIVGRRRTPGLRREEVAQLAGVGVTWYTWLEQGRDINASEQVLQAIARTLRLDPHEHTHLFRLAGAPDPENEKDNQVITPAMELMLKKLEPYPVAVRNARCDLLAYNRGYTWLMGDVDAIPFGDRNTLVQCLLNPEWRKRMLDWEANIPRVIASFRAAMADHVAEPAWKQLVKRLKAESPLFAELWPHHDVNSEPIRTKRYLHPDVGLLQFNFTYLYYGRRSEITVSTYTPADEETAAKLPLVFD; from the coding sequence ATGACCACCGTTGTCGAATCCGGACTCCGTCGCCAGGAGCTGGCGAGGTTCCTGCGGAGCCGGCGTGAACGGATCACGCCCGAGCAGGTCGGCCTCCCGATCGTGGGACGCCGGCGGACGCCGGGACTGCGCCGCGAAGAGGTCGCGCAGCTCGCCGGCGTGGGGGTCACCTGGTACACGTGGCTCGAGCAGGGTCGCGACATCAACGCGTCCGAGCAGGTCCTGCAGGCGATCGCCCGCACGCTGCGGCTCGACCCGCACGAGCACACGCACCTCTTCCGGCTGGCCGGCGCGCCCGATCCGGAGAACGAAAAGGACAACCAGGTCATCACGCCGGCGATGGAGCTGATGCTGAAGAAGCTCGAGCCGTACCCGGTCGCGGTCCGCAACGCCCGCTGCGACCTGCTGGCCTACAACCGCGGGTACACCTGGCTGATGGGCGACGTCGACGCCATCCCGTTCGGCGATCGGAACACCCTGGTCCAGTGCCTGCTCAACCCCGAGTGGCGCAAGCGGATGCTCGACTGGGAGGCGAACATCCCGCGCGTGATCGCGTCCTTCCGCGCGGCGATGGCCGACCACGTCGCGGAGCCGGCGTGGAAACAGCTGGTGAAGCGGCTCAAGGCGGAGTCGCCGCTGTTCGCCGAGCTGTGGCCGCACCACGACGTCAACTCGGAGCCGATCCGCACCAAGCGGTACCTGCACCCGGACGTCGGGCTGCTGCAGTTCAACTTCACCTACCTCTACTACGGCCGCCGGTCCGAGATCACCGTGTCGACCTACACCCCGGCCGACGAGGAAACGGCGGCGAAGC